In the Populus trichocarpa isolate Nisqually-1 chromosome 1, P.trichocarpa_v4.1, whole genome shotgun sequence genome, one interval contains:
- the LOC7465065 gene encoding probable polyamine transporter At3g19553 has product MGEEGMAIDAENKARTSPKLTLLPLIALIFYDVSGGPFGVEDSVRAGGGPLLSLLGFLLFPLIWSIPEALITAELATSFPENGGYVIWISSAFGPFWGFQEGFWKWFSGVVDNALYPVLFLDYLKRSFPIFNHLIARIPALLGITVSLTYLNYRGLHIVGFSAVSLAVFSLCPFVVMSFLSIPRISPKQWLAVDFKKVEWRGYFNCMFWNLNYWDKASTLAGEVENPSKTFPKALFGALILVVSSYLIPLLAGTGALKSPSSEWSDGYFAEVGMLIGGVWLKWWIQAAAAMSNLGLFEAEMSGDAFQLLGMSEMGMLPSIFASRSKYGTPTISILCSATGVIFLSWMSFQEILEFLNFLYAIGMLLEFAAFIKLRIKKPELHRPYKVPLQTLGATLLCLPPAMLLVLVMCLASVQTFLVSSVVILLGFLLYPTLVHAKDRKWAKFDTDEPGLPSSTSLEENSVLLQPHQEVADEASVSLLSDLSPTKLGQERGEVLVEGVVKEE; this is encoded by the exons ATGGGTGAAGAGGGAATGGCAATTGATGCAGAGAACAAAGCTAGAACAAGTCCAAAACTAACTCTATTGCCTCTTATTGCTTTGATATTCTATGATGTATCTGGGGGTCCATTTGGTGTAGAGGATTCAGTGAGGGCTGGAGGTGGCCCTTTATTGTCTTTGCTCGGTTTCTTACTATTCCCTTTAATTTGGAGCATACCAGAAGCTCTAATCACCGCAGAGCTGGCCACGAGTTTCCCTGAGAATGGTGGATATGTTATTTGGATATCTTCAGCTTTTGGTCCCTTCTGGGGTTTCCAAGAAGGATTTTGGAAATGGTTTAGTGGGGTTGTGGACAATGCCCTTTACCCTGTATTGTTTCTTGATTACTTGAAGCGTTCGTTTCCTATTTTTAACCATTTAATAGCTCGAATTCCAGCTCTTTTAGGCATTACAGTTTCTTTGACATATTTGAATTATAGAGGTCTGCATATTGTTGGATTTTCAGCAGTTTCCCTTGCTGTTTTTTCACTTTGTCCATTTGTTGTAATGAGTTTTCTTTCGATCCCTCGAATCAGTCCTAAGCAATGGCTAGCTGTAGATTTTAAGAAAGTAGAATGGAGAGGATACTTCAATTGCATGTTCTGGAACCTGAATTATTGGGATAAGGCTAGTACTCTAGCAGGTGAGGTTGAAAACCCCAGCAAGACATTTCCAAAGGCACTTTTTGGTGCTCTGATTTTGGTGGTGTCTTCATACTTAATTCCACTTCTTGCGGGCACGGGGGCATTGAAGTCGCCCTCTAGTGAATGGAGTGATGGGTACTTCGCAGAAGTTGGGATGTTGATTGGAGGGGTTTGGCTCAAATGGTGGATCCAAGCAGCTGCTGCTATGTCTAACTTGGGATTGTTTGAAGCAGAAATGAGTGGTGATGCTTTTCAACTTCTTGGTATGAGCGAGATGGGAATGCTTCCATCTATATTTGCTTCAAG GTCCAAATACGGAACGCCTACCATCAGCATTTTGTGCTCTGCTACTGGAGTAATCTTCCTCTCTTGGATGAGTTTTCAGGAGATCCTGGAATTTCTGAACTTCTTATATGCTATAGGAATGCTCCTTGAGTTTGCAGCTTTCATAAAATTGAGGATAAAGAAGCCAGAACTTCACAGGCCTTATAAAGTTCCCTTGCAAACACTTGGTGCAACACTGCTTTGCCTGCCTCCTGCAATGTTACTTGTTCTTGTTATGTGCCTGGCTTCTGTCCAGACATTCCTAGTTAGCAGTGTCGTTATTCTGCTGGGGTTCCTCTTATACCCGACTTTAGTTCATGCCAAGGATAGGAAGTGGGCCAAATTTGATACAGATGAACCAGGATTGCCTTCCAGCACATCACTAGAAGAGAACTCGGTTCTGCTACAGCCGCATCAGGAAGTAGCAGATGAGGCTTCAGTCAGCCTTCTTTCAGACTTGTCACCAACAAAACTGGGTCAAGAACGCGGTGAAGTTTTGGTGGAAGGAGTTGTGAAAGAAGAATGA
- the LOC7465064 gene encoding uncharacterized protein LOC7465064: MTLSNQTSMRIDTLELKSLIVKKIGQQRADKYFYQLTRLLSSKVTKCEFDKFCVGIIGRENIPIHNRFIRSILKNACCAKVLPSKGFRRGGSNLTVATANGYQKNSLQLLYGDALPSSPRKGRSPVSRDRKFGDHPNPPDPLEKPQSVACEELNAGAQEQQSATELLSLGSRPPVEVVSVEEGEEVEQMTGSPCVQSRSPVTAPLGISMNFSGSRKALSNASLSSDYLKGTCLRSGGLPDSRSLRHRLERKLEMEGISMSLDCVNLLNNGLDAYVKRLIEPCMALAGSRHGNEYLKRASGQFVPGLNGALPGKYIHRETESVYASMLDFRVAMESNPQILGEDWPTQLEKISLLGFEE; the protein is encoded by the coding sequence ATGACACTATCCAATCAAACATCTATGCGAATTGATACTTTAGAGCTCAAATCCTTGATTGTTAAAAAGATCGGGCAGCAAAGAGCAGATAAATACTTCTATCAACTTACAAGATTACTTAGTTCGAAGGTTACCAAGtgtgaatttgataaattttgtgTCGGGATTATTGGAAGAGAAAATATCCCTATTCACAACCGATTTATTCGATCTATTCTCAAGAATGCTTGCTGTGCAAAAGTTCTACCATCCAAAGGTTTTAGAAGAGGGGGAAGTAACCTCACTGTTGCTACTGCAAATGGATACCAGAAAAACAGTCTTCAATTGCTTTATGGAGATGCCTTGCCTTCTTCCCCTCGCAAGGGAAGGTCACCTGTCAGTCGAGATCGCAAGTTTGGGGACCACCCAAATCCTCCAGACCCACTTGAAAAGCCTCAAAGCGTAGCATGTGAGGAATTGAATGCAGGGGCACAAGAACAACAGAGTGCTACAGAGTTGCTTTCACTTGGTAGTAGACCCCCAGTGGAAGTTGTTTCTGTAGAAGAGGGAGAAGAGGTTGAGCAGATGACAGGAAGCCCCTGTGTTCAGAGTAGAAGCCCGGTCACTGCTCCTCTTGGTATTTCCATGAATTTCAGTGGATCTCGGAAAGCTCTTTCAAATGCATCTTTAAGCAGTGATTACCTTAAAGGGACTTGTCTAAGAAGTGGCGGACTACCTGATTCTAGATCATTAAGACATCGGTTGGAGCGGAAGTTGGAGATGGAGGGCATTAGCATGTCTTTGGACTGTGTTAACCTGTTGAATAATGGTTTAGATGCGTATGTGAAGAGGTTGATTGAGCCTTGTATGGCTTTAGCGGGTTCAAGGCATGGAAATGAGTACTTGAAAAGAGCAAGTGGTCAGTTCGTTCCTGGTTTGAATGGGGCGTTACCTGGGAAATACATCCATAGAGAGACAGAATCAGTTTATGCATCCATGTTGGATTTTCGTGTGGCAATGGAGTCAAATCCCCAAATACTCGGAGAGGATTGGCCCACACAACTTGAGAAAATTTCCTTGCTTGGGTTTGAAGAGTGA
- the LOC7478647 gene encoding uncharacterized protein LOC7478647 isoform X2 yields the protein MSGSFMRNSTIPRLLRAHTITNITDPAATAAHSVFRQQQQSRKAYFGFSNGFKRSKECNNELSPSSLLTSSFSSKAENAAFYKIGFIGWYLGMVKSRPILTKSATSSLIYIAADLSSQTISLPSSEPYDLVRTLRMAGYGLLIVGPSLHFWFKFVSKLLPKRDLITTFKKILMGQTIYGPIMTVVFFSLNARLQALGEQLVFISMDCLHDIHGKFRESRLLRMMGSMLTNSFLHQNHVS from the exons ATGAGCGGCTCATTCATGAGAAACTCCACCATCCCCCGCCTGTTACGCGCCCACACCATCACCAACATCACAGACccagcagcaacagcagctcATTCGGTTTTCAGACAACAACAACAGTCAAGAAAAGCTTACTTTGGTTTCTCAAATGGTTTTAAGAGATCAAAGGAGTGCAATAATGAGCTctctccttcttctcttttgacttcttctttctcttcaaaGGCTGAAAACGCTGCGTTTTACAAAATTGGGTTTATTGGTTGGTACCTGGGGATGGTTAAGTCACGGCCTATCTTGACCAAAAGTGCCACTTCTTCTCTTATTTACATTGCTGCTGACTTGTCGTCTCAG ACAATTTCACTGCCAAGTTCGGAACCTTATGATCTGGTGAGGACATTGCGCATGGCTGGATATGGGTTGCTGATTGTAGGACCATCACTGCATTTTTGGTTCAAATTTGTCTCAAAACTCCTTCCAAAAAGAGATCTAATCACGACATTTAAGAAAATTCTCATGGGTCAGACCATCTACGGACCTATCATGACTGTTGTTTTCTTCTCATTGAATGCACGCCTACAGG CCCTTGGTGAGCAACTCGTTTTCATATCTATGGACTGTCTACATGACATACATGGCAAGTTTAGAGAAAGCAGGCTCCTCCGGATGATGGGCTCAATGCTTACCAATTCATTCCTTCACCAAAATCATGTCTCCTAA
- the LOC7478647 gene encoding uncharacterized protein LOC7478647 isoform X1: MSGSFMRNSTIPRLLRAHTITNITDPAATAAHSVFRQQQQSRKAYFGFSNGFKRSKECNNELSPSSLLTSSFSSKAENAAFYKIGFIGWYLGMVKSRPILTKSATSSLIYIAADLSSQTISLPSSEPYDLVRTLRMAGYGLLIVGPSLHFWFKFVSKLLPKRDLITTFKKILMGQTIYGPIMTVVFFSLNARLQGENSAEIIARLKRDLVPTMINGVMYWPVCDFVTFKFIPVHLQPLVSNSFSYLWTVYMTYMASLEKAGSSG; encoded by the exons ATGAGCGGCTCATTCATGAGAAACTCCACCATCCCCCGCCTGTTACGCGCCCACACCATCACCAACATCACAGACccagcagcaacagcagctcATTCGGTTTTCAGACAACAACAACAGTCAAGAAAAGCTTACTTTGGTTTCTCAAATGGTTTTAAGAGATCAAAGGAGTGCAATAATGAGCTctctccttcttctcttttgacttcttctttctcttcaaaGGCTGAAAACGCTGCGTTTTACAAAATTGGGTTTATTGGTTGGTACCTGGGGATGGTTAAGTCACGGCCTATCTTGACCAAAAGTGCCACTTCTTCTCTTATTTACATTGCTGCTGACTTGTCGTCTCAG ACAATTTCACTGCCAAGTTCGGAACCTTATGATCTGGTGAGGACATTGCGCATGGCTGGATATGGGTTGCTGATTGTAGGACCATCACTGCATTTTTGGTTCAAATTTGTCTCAAAACTCCTTCCAAAAAGAGATCTAATCACGACATTTAAGAAAATTCTCATGGGTCAGACCATCTACGGACCTATCATGACTGTTGTTTTCTTCTCATTGAATGCACGCCTACAGG GTGAGAATAGTGCCGAGATTATTGCCCGGTTAAAGCGAGATTTAGTGCCTACAATGATAAACGGTGTTATGTACTGGCCTGTATGTGATTTTGTAACATTCAAATTCATTCCTGTCCATTTACAG CCCTTGGTGAGCAACTCGTTTTCATATCTATGGACTGTCTACATGACATACATGGCAAGTTTAGAGAAAGCAGGCTCCTCCGGATGA
- the LOC127905648 gene encoding uncharacterized protein LOC127905648, translated as MGSNEMNSRIDTLELKSLILKKFGHQRADKYFDQLTRLFSLKITKCEFDKFCLRIIGRENISLHNHFIRSILKNTCLGKVPPHKGVERAGSNLTVKTANGYKRNCLQSLYREAFPSSPRKGRSPVSRDRKCRDRPSPLGPLGKPQSMACEELNSRAQEQQSATELLSTGSRPPIEFASVEDGEEVEQMAVSPGVQSRSPVTAPYGILMNLGGSRKALSNISRGSNYIPETCLNSGELPDTRSLRSHLEQKLEMEGIGVSLDCVNLLNNGLDVYLKRLIEPCMALAGSRCDNEQLKSASGEFIPGLNGTLPGRYAQRQRKSVNASMLDFRFAMESNPQILGEDWPVQLEKISLRGFEER; from the coding sequence ATGGGGTCGAATGAAATGAATAGTCGAATTGATACTTTGGAGCTCAAATCTTTGATTCTTAAAAAGTTTGGGCATCAAAGAGCAGATAAATACTTTGATCAGCTTACAAgattgtttagtttgaagatTACCAAATGTGAATTTGATAAGTTTTGTCTTAGGATTATTGGTAGGGAAAATATCTCTCTTCACAACCACTTTATTAGATCTATTCTCAAGAATACTTGCCTTGGGAAAGTTCCACCGCACAAAGGTGTTGAAAGAGCAGGAAGTAACCTTACTGTTAAAACTGCAAATGGGTATAAGAGAAATTGTCTTCAGTCGCTTTACAGGGAAGCCTTTCCTTCTTCCCCACGCAAGGGGAGATCGCCTGTTAGTCGAGATCGCAAGTGTAGGGACCGCCCAAGTCCTCTGGGCCCACTTGGGAAGCCCCAAAGCATGGCATGTGAGGAATTGAATTCCAGGGCCCAAGAGCAGCAAAGCGCTACAGAATTGCTTTCAACAGGTAGCAGACCTCCAATTGAATTTGCTTCTGTGGAAGATGGAGAAGAGGTTGAGCAGATGGCAGTAAGCCCTGGTGTTCAGAGCAGAAGCCCAGTTACTGCTCCTTATGGTATATTGATGAATCTAGGTGGATCCCGTAAAGCGCTTTCAAATATTTCTAGAGGGAGTAATTACATTCCAGAGACCTGTCTAAATAGTGGAGAGCTACCAGACACAAGATCATTAAGAAGTCATTTGGAGCAGAAGTTGGAGATGGAGGGCATCGGTGTGTCCTTGGACTGTGTTAACCTGCTAAATAATGGGTTGGATGTGTATTTGAAGAGGTTAATTGAGCCTTGTATGGCTCTAGCTGGCTCAAGGTGTGATAATGAGCAGTTGAAAAGTGCAAGTGGTGAGTTCATTCCTGGTCTGAATGGAACATTACCTGGGAGATATGCACAAAGACAGAGAAAATCAGTTAATGCATCCATGTTGGATTTTCGTTTTGCAATGGAGTCAAATCCCCAGATACTCGGGGAGGATTGGCCCGTGCAACTTGAAAAAATTTCCTTGCGTGGTTTTGAAGAGCGATAA
- the LOC7478649 gene encoding 40S ribosomal protein S29, with product MGHSNVWNSHPKNYGPGSRTCRVCGNPHGIIRKYGLMCCRQCFRSNAKEIGFIKYR from the exons ATGGGTCACTCTAATGTCTGGAACTCTCACCCCAAGAACTACGGCCCTGGTTCTCGCACTTG CCGTGTGTGTGGAAATCCCCACGGTATTATCAGGAAGTACGGGCTTATGTGCTGCAGACAGTGCTTCCGTAGCAATGCCAAGGAAATTGGATTCATCAAG TACCGCTGA